A part of Drosophila bipectinata strain 14024-0381.07 chromosome 3L, DbipHiC1v2, whole genome shotgun sequence genomic DNA contains:
- the LOC108124920 gene encoding uncharacterized protein KIAA1143 homolog, giving the protein MSKRNNITYVKPQEPSFLAKLKAEIGYKEGPTLETKRQRLERDPEDNDSDSGEERQDEQPQVVVLNVGDLTAEEALEEKRLAAKELAEKRADLSQPIVFKQRVKQVNVETATSSKKSERSEKSKSKSKKSKAVASSKLSFNEDEDDEAEDSS; this is encoded by the exons ATGTCCAAGCGCAACAATATAACGTACGTTAAGCCACAGGAACCgagttttttggccaaattgaaGGCTGAGATTGGCTACAAAGAGGGTCCGACATTGGAAACCAAG CGTCAGCGTTTGGAGCGCGATCCAGAGGACAACGATTCAGATTCCGGCGAGGAGCGACAGGACGAACAGCCGCAGGTGGTGGTCCTCAATGTGGGCGATCTAACCGCCGAGGAAGCTCTCGAGGAaaaacgcttggccgccaaaG AACTAGCTGAGAAACGCGCCGACCTATCCCAGCCAATCGTTTTCAAGCAAAGGGTGAAGCAGGTCAACGTGGAGACGGCCACCAGCAGCAAGAAATCGGAAAGGTCCGAAAAATCAAAGTCCAAGTCCAAGAAATCCAAGGCCGTTGCCAGCAGTAAACTATCCTTCAACGAGGACGAAGACGACGAGGCCGAGGATTCAAGTTAA